One part of the Quercus lobata isolate SW786 chromosome 7, ValleyOak3.0 Primary Assembly, whole genome shotgun sequence genome encodes these proteins:
- the LOC115954061 gene encoding UPF0481 protein At3g47200-like, which yields MAGMEHVISMEEMIHSRKVERKEVGETSRGHDQPVIVSSIAIHGETGSEEENFMKLKEARVKGKNRWTTKPKIQKVLLLRDHKDFRKYCEPRVVSIGPIHHGKPKYRLAEEYKLTLAENFIGESGKTEKELYMVIKNNIEQLRKCFDEEVIRNYKDEALSWMLFVDGCATLKFIHSVVEKNVKRFQIKNGQVAFVQQDLFLLENQLPYRILNDLIQNSNESENLTKSVQSFIDMQSMQSTQSTTGKTQEKSSNKEPVHLLDLLRNRLLGCTSVSPENNSDQEDWHSFRNVQELKAVGIHLKSSNDSCLRKITFAEKWKFYGGTLSLPPIIVDDSTGPKFFNLIAYEMCPDFENDYGVSSYISFLDSLIDEPKDVIDLRNAGILQNFLGSDDEVAKVFNKIGTDLVPNLEIYKDVRCEIQQYYNKGRMLWITQVIHDHFSSPWTVVAFIAGLFVLILSVLQTVYSMLAYYHPK from the exons ATGGCCGGAATGGAGCATGTAATTTCCATGGAGGAGATGATCCATTCGAGAAAAgttgaaagaaaagaagttgGTGAAACAAGCAGAGGCCATGATCAACCTGTCATTGTCTCTAGTATTGCAATCCATGGTGAGACAGGTTCCGAGGAAGAGAATTTTATGAAATTGAAGGAGGCGCGTGTCAAAGGGAAGAATCGATGGACAACAAAGCCAAAGATACAAAAG GTTCTATTGCTTCGAGATCACAAAGATTTCCGAAAGTACTGCGAGCCGAGGGTGGTATCAATCGGTCCTATCCATCATGGTAAGCCAAAGTATCGATTAGCAGAGGAATACAAGCTTACATTGGCAGAAAACTTCATTGGAGAAAGTGGCAAGACtgaaaaagaattatatatggTGATTAAGAACAACATCGAGCAACTAAGGAAGTGTTTCGATGAGGAGGTGATTCGCAATTATAAAGATGAAGCCCTTTCATGGATGTTGTTTGTGGATGGTTGTGCAACACTGAAATTCATACACTCTGTTGTTGAGAAAAATGTCAAAAGGTTCCAAATTAAAAACGGTCAAGTGGCCTTTGTGCAACAGGATTTATTCTTGTTGGAGAATCAACTTCCATATCGAATTCTCAACGATTTAATCCAAAATAGTAATGAGAGTGAAAATTTAACGAAGTCGGTCCAAAGTTTCATCGATATGCAAAGTATGCAAAGTACGCAAAGTACGACAGGAAAAACACAGGAAAAGTCATCCAATAAAGAACCAGTTCATCTTCTGGATCTACTACGGAACAGACTTCTAGGTTGCACTTCCGTAAGTCCTGAAAATAACTCTGACCAGGAAGATTGGCATTCATTTCGCAACGTGCAGGAGCTTAAAGCAGTAGGAATTCATTTGAAGTCCAGCAACGATAGCTGCTTGCGAAAGATAACCTTCGCTGAGAAATGGAAATTCTACGGCGGAACCCTTAGTTTGCCTCCAATAATAGTGGATGACTCAACCGGACCCAAATTCTTCAACTTGATAGCTTACGAGATGTGTCCGGATTTTGAAAATGACTATGGAGTCTCGTCTTACATATCCTTCCTCGATTCACTCATCGACGAACCCAAAGACGTTATAGACCTCAGGAATGCAGGCATACTCCAAAATTTCCTTGGCAGTGATGATGAAGTGGCTAAAGTCTTCAACAAGATAGGCACCGACTTGGTTCCTAaccttgaaatatataaagacGTCAGATGCGAAATCCAGCAATACTACAACAAGGGGAGGATGCTCTGGATAACTCAAGTCATTCACGACCATTTCAGCAGCCCGTGGACGGTAGTGGCTTTCATTGCTGGATTATTTGTACTCATTCTCAGTGTCTTACAGACCGTGTACTCTATGTTGGCTTATTATCATCCAAAATGA
- the LOC115951601 gene encoding UPF0481 protein At3g47200-like, with product MKAGMEHVISMEEFHSRKVERKEAGESSRDNDQPVIVARHKLTITIQERGRTISKEEKEKFKKLKEAQAKVQLGTTPKIREVVLMLRDHKHYQKYCEPRVVSLGPIHHGKPKYQLTEEYKLMLADKFIGKTGRTDEELYGIIKDKIKELRECYDEKVTQKYSDEDLAWMLFVDGCATLQFIDLVAHHEKVKDFKIKNDQVAFVEQDLFLLENQLPYQLLDYLAENTQNSEDRKSLKTSIQSFINMHSMLDEGTEPPYDGNAIHLLDLLRKRLLTPINKKYSSPSKDKSGKKRPCCFGKTVTDNHQSYKHKKKFRHDWHSFRNVQELREVGIDLKHSKSRSLREIEFTKKCNFYPGILWMPQITVDDSTGPKFFNLIAYEMCPDFDNDFGITSYISFLDSLIDESKDVIDLRKAGILRNLLGSDEEVALVFNEIGTDLVPNPATYRDVRVKIQNYYEMKSMTWISQVIHTHFDSPWTMITFLAAFFALGLSVIQTVYSILAYYNL from the exons ATGAAG GCCGGAATGGAGCACGTAATTTCCATGGAGGAGTTCCATTCGAGAAAAGTTGAAAGAAAAGAAGCTGGTGAATCAAGCAGAGACAATGATCAACCTGTTATTGTCGCTAGACATAAGCTGACTATTACAATCCAAGAGAGAGGCAGAACCATTTccaaggaagagaaagagaagtttAAGAAATTAAAGGAGGCGCAAGCCAAAGTGCAACTAGGAACAACACCAAAGATACGAGAGGTT GTTTTAATGCTGCGAGATCACAAGCATTACCAAAAGTACTGTGAGCCGAGAGTGGTATCACTCGGTCCTATCCATCATGGTAAGCCTAAATATCAGCTAACAGAGGAGTACAAGCTTATGTTGGCAGACAAATTCATTGGAAAAACTGGCAGGACTGATGAAGAATTGTATGGTATTATTAAGGATAAAATCAAAGAACTGAGGGAGTGCTATGATGAGAAAGTGACACAGAAATATAGTGATGAGGACCTTGCTTGGATGTTGTTTGTGGACGGCTGTGCAACATTGCAGTTCATAGACTTGGTTGCTCATCATGAGAAGgtcaaagatttcaaaattaaaaacgaTCAAGTGGCCTTTGTGGAACAAGATTTGTTCTTGTTGGAGAATCAACTTCCTTATCAACTCCTCGACTATTTAGCGGAAAATACTCAAAATAGTGAAGATAGAAAAAGTTTGAAGACGTCGATCCAAAGTTTCATCAATATGCACAGCATGCTAGATGAAGGTACAGAACCCCCATATGATGGAAATGCTAtccatcttcttgatcttctgCGGAAAAGACTTCTAACTCCAATTAACAAGAAATACTCAAGTCCTAGTAAGGATAAATCTGGCAAGAAACGCCCCTGCTGTTTTGGGAAAACTGTGACTGACAACCACCAAAGTTATAAgcataagaaaaaatttaggCATGACTGGCATTCATTTCGCAATGTGCAGGAGCTTAGAGAGGTAGGAATCGATTTGAAGCACAGCAAAAGTAGAAGCTTGAGAGAGATAGAATTCaccaaaaaatgtaatttctaTCCGGGAATCCTCTGGATGCCTCAAATAACAGTGGATGACTCAACCGGGCCTAAGTTCTTCAACTTAATAGCCTACGAGATGTGTCCGGATTTCGACAATGACTTTGGGATCACCTCTTACATATCCTTCCTTGATTCACTTATTGATGAATCCAAAGACGTTATAGACCTCAGAAAAGCCGGCATACTCCGCAACCTCCTTGGCAGCGACGAAGAAGTGGCTCTAGTCTTCAATGAGATAGGCACTGACTTGGTGCCTAACCCCGCAACATATAGAGACGTCAGAGTTAAAATCCAGAATTATTATGAAATGAAGTCAATGACTTGGATATCTCAAGTTATTCATACCCATTTCGACAGCCCCTGGACAATGATTACTTTCCTTGCCGCATTCTTTGCACTTGGTCTCAGTGTCATACAGACGGTCTACTCTATCTTGGCATATTACAATCTATGA